TCCAAATGGGTAGTAAAAACTGTAGCTCGTATGAGAGCATGCCGTTCTTGCCTATTTTAGCAAAAGCCTACCCATTTTGGCTGCTAAGTATATGGAGTAAGACTACTAGCTATAAGTGGAAAAGAGGTTCATGATGGAATTGCAAGCGTGCTGCAACTCCCAGTTAAAACTGGGCGTAGGCTCTTTTCTTGTGGTGGTAGATACAATCAGTGATGCCCGTACTTAACgtaggattttatttttttatatttttgtgtttttctgtAGAAAGAGGAAGTCGCCTAGCTGTTGTAGTGAAGGCTACGGGCGAAAGCTCCGATTCTTCCACCTCCCTAAGCATTGTCAAATCTGTGCAAAATATTGTGAGTTACTCCTCCCCCTTTTGTTTTGTACAGTGGAGATTGTTTAAGCCAAATTATGGGTACCCTGTACAAAGATGCATTTTCATGTAGCTTTCTACTGGTTTTACAGGTATGTCAATAGttagaaatgtttttgcaatcTTTATATGAGGAAATAAAGGGTTTTCTCGGAAAAATAAACTGCATCTCTAAGGTGTTATTTGCCtgtctttgaaaattttgtccaaCTTATTAATTTCATCGGCATTTTCTGTTTGGGGTCTTAGTTGGTACCTGGTTCTATCACTGTTTCTTCTGGTAGATTCTTTTAGTTGGCACCTGGAATTTCTAACATTCCACTTAGGCATTTCCAAGGCCATTGGACAAAATGTGATATTTTCCCtgatttgattttaatttgtcTGGACAGTGGGATAAATCTGAGGATCGGGTGGCTATTATTGGCTTGGGGTTTGCAGGTGTAGTGGCTCTCTGGGCGTCTGCAAATCTTATAACGGTACTCCACACTGCTTTGGTTATTTTACGCAACAGTGGAGTCTTGGCATGAGAATTGAGATGTTTAACAAGACTTTGGCACCTACCCAATTGATGTCATTCTCTCTGGttgaaaaactaaataaaaaaacaaagggtCATTGTCCTGGCTTTGGTGTAATTTAGACAGTGTCGTCTGTTAACATCGCAATTACTATTTATTGTTAGCCCATGGAAGGAAATGCAGAGTTTGAAAATCCCCAAAAGAGGACTTCCTCTTTGTTTTTCCGGAGGGGCATCTCAGTTTCAAATATGCTGTGGATGCGATTAATTTGGAAAGCTAATTGAACTGGAATTCCTAATAATGTTCTCATGTTTATCCACAAaagattctttaaaaaaatttacatttccTAATGGATTATACTCAGATTCATGCATATGCTATACTCTTCATTGGCTTATCAGAAACTCTACTCTTCATTCTTGACTTGATATACGTGCACTCTGCAGGCCATTGACAAGTTGCCCCTTATACCAAGTGCTCTGGAATTCATTGGGATACTGTTTTCTGCGGTGAGATTTGGAATATATATTGTCATTGGATGTTGCCATTTGATGATCAAacgaaaatttcaaaagtttcaatTATTACTTCATTCCAAATAtgttgtcaacttcaaaattttcctttgcttttccttGCTGCCTTGGCAACCGTGGGAAGTAACACATCTAGTCGATGGTTTATCATTATGGTCAAGTTCTTTCTTCTGTCTATGTTCTTACTAAAACTTCTTCTCTATTTGTTTCAGTGGTTTACATATCGCTATCTCTTATTCAAACCTGATCGGTAAGCCCATTTCCAGCTAATGCTATCTGTTTTCTTGTCATTCAATACCAAGATTTGCCTtcccattttccattttttcttgatatgtcAATAAATCTGAAGGAAAACGTATCATGAAACGGGTGACTTcttacttttcaatttgattgctATATTTTTAACAGGGAAGAGCTTTTCCAAAGCGTCAAGAAGTCCATCTCAGATATCTTGGGACAGTAAACTGTAACATATGTGCTGGACAGTGATCGAAAGGTCTCAGAAGTAGAAACTTTCTTTGGCTGTATCCTTGTCTCACCAGTTACACAAGCCTTACAAGCTGTCATTTGGTTGTAGAAGTTGATGGTGATAAAGTATCAATTTCAGGTGGAGCATGAAAACTACATAGTTTCCTGAGGAATTTTGTTCCTTTGGAAGCCTGTACCGGTATTCTGCTCACGGTTTTCTCAATAATCTCTCTCAGATCATTTAATCTTTCATTTAGTTTGAGCTGGTTGTACTTGTCTGTAAATGAGATCTGGGCACAAATGCAGTATCATTTCGTCTGTGATCAAGTTTTAAACAAAGCTGAAGCATGCAGTTGTGATTTTGCTGAGAAAAATGCTAAAATCAGAGTTTTGTCCAATGCCTATGGAGAGATGAGATGTTAGAAATTTGGTGGTGCAAGTTGTTCTGCATAGTTTTCATTCTTTACTCTGGAACTGAATGACCATTGGACCTCAGTCTGCTATCATATTGTGGATGGAGAAGAATAACCCGCTTTTAACACTAACGAATGCCGCACCCCAACCCACATCGCTCATTATGCCGTGCAATGGTGTAAGACAGAGAACAGTGAGCTCTCCAGTTTGATGTAAAATTTGTGTATACCGGAGATCCTGACAATTAGTTTAGcacaaactctctctccctctgtatTCTCAAAGTGAAATGTCGACCCACCAAGCAATTTGGATATCGTACGTGGTTGTTTTGGCTTGCCGTTTGTCATTTGGCAAACGATCAATTGGTTTTCTCTAGGTTGAGGAGTGTAAAGATGGATTTGAATAGCTATGAGACAAAATGCTTAGAGTGAATATCTGGAATACGTGAATAAGTCACTCTGTTTATAAGTTCATTTTGTGAAGCTCCTGTAGTATATATACAGTCTCTTTGGGTGGCGTTAGTTTTTCCCCGACAGAAACATGGGCTGCCTCGCTAGTTTCAGTTGAGAATCTTTCCCGCCAAGAACGGAGCTGGGCATTCTTGAAATTCCAGTCAAGTTCTTGCCATCGATTTCCAGAGGCGACGGCTGCTTCATCAGTTCATCACTCTCTGTAAACATCAAAACCCGATCCGTATTTATCAAAAAGTTCCAAGCTTTGATCTCCCGTTTTCCTTTTCGGCATCGAATGGAAAGGAACGGCATGGCGAGCTTGAAGAAACCCTCGTCTTCAGTCGCTTCTCTGGTCCAGTCCACCTTCTTCAGTTCGCTCGCTGCTCTCGAAATTCAATTACCAAACGGCTCGAGTCCCTCCTCAACCTCACCTCGCAAGTCAAGCCCGAAAACCCGTAAAGCGCAAACTGGTTCCAGCAGTGGATCAACCTACTCATGTTACACCAATCTCTTGAAGTCTTGCGTCGCCCAAAAAGCGTTGAGTCCCGGCAAGCAACTCCATGCCCGCTTGTGCATGCTCGGACTGGGGTTTGATCCCAGTTTGGCGACCAGATTGGTCCATCTTTACTGTGATTGCAACTCCTTGCGTCCTGCCCACCTCCTGTTTGATAGAATccccaaaagaaacaatttccttTGGAATATCTTGATTAGGGCTACGCGTGGAATGGACCCTACAAGGCTGCAATAGCGCTTTACTACCAAATGCTTGAGCACGCACTTGTGCCAGATAATTATACGTATCCCTTTGTGCTTAAAGCATGCTCTGCACTTTCTGCAATTGACCAGGGGAGAGAGATTCATGAGCATGTTAAGAAGTCTGGGTGGGAAAAGGATGCTTTTGTAGGTGCAGCATTGATTGACATGTATGCGAAGTGTGGTTGTGTGGAGGATGCTCGTGCAGCTTTTGACATGATTCACGAAAGAGATGTGATATTGTGGAATTCGATGCTTGCAGCCTACTCCCAAAATGGTCGCTCATATGAGTCGCTGGCTTTGTGCCGTGAAATGGCATTGGCAGGTATAAGGGCAAGTGAAGGCACACTTGTCACTACAATTTCAGCTTCGGCTGACATTGCTGTTCTTCCCCAGGGAAGGGAGCTGCATGGTTTAAGTTGGAGATGTGGGTTTGACTCTAATGACAGGGTGAAAACTGCTTTGGTAGATATGTATGCTAAGTGTGGTTCAGTCAAGGTAGCCAGGAATTTGTTTGGGCTTCTTAAGGGTAGAGATGTTGTCTCGTGGAATGCCATGATTAGTGGATACGCAATGCATGGTTATGCCACAGAAGCATtgaatttatttgaagaaatgcaGGAACAATCTTTCCCTGATCACATTACTTTTGTCGGTGTACTATCTGCTTGCAGCCATGGTGGCTTGCTCAATGAAGGTCGGAAGTTCTTTGAATTGATGGAGAGGTATTATAATATAGAGCCCACAGTCCAGCATTATACTTGCATGGTTGATCTGCTGGGTCACTGCGGTCGATTGGCTGAAGCACAGAACCTAATAAGGCAAATGAAAGTTGTTCCTGATTCTGGTGTCTGGGGTGCTCTACTGAATTCATGTAAAATGCACGGTGAAATGGAGTTAGCTGAACTAGCTCTAGAGAAGCTGATAGACTAGAACCTGATGATGCTGGCAACTATGTGATTTTATCTAATATGTATGCTCAGGCAGGGAAATGGGAAAAAGTAGTGAAACTCAGAAACTCAATGACAAAcaggggaataaaaaaaagtgtcgCATATAGCTGGATTGAAGTGAAAaaccaagtccaccaattcctTACAGGAGACACTTCCCATCCCATGTATGATGAAATTTATGCTGAACTGAAGAGGGTGGAAGGATTGATTAAAGAAGCTGGCTATGTCCCAGATACTGGATCTGTTTTCCATGATGTAGAGGATGATGAGAAAACTCATATGATATGTAGTCACAGCGAGAGGCTAGCAATTGCGTTTGGACTCATTACTACTCCACCTGGGTCCAGGCTTCTAATAACCAAGAATCTCCGAGTGTGTGAGGACTGCCATGTCGCCATTAAATTTATCTCGAAAGTCACAGACAGGGAGATCACCATTAGAGATGTGAATCGTTACCATCATTTCAAGGATGGAAGTTGTTCTTGTGGTGACTACTGGTAAAGATGGCCAGGGGTCCATTGACAATATCATCCATGACATTCATTGCCCCAAAGGGTATAACTCGAatcgggaataaaaaattggaTCATTTTGAAGACCGTGATGTACCAAATTTGCAGGATACAGGTCTTATCTTGCTGATAGAGTTCAAAATATCGACGGGAAAATGAGATGTTCATTGAGAGCAATTCCAGAAATTTCACTTGAAGTGGTAGAGCTGAAGAAAATCATTGTTTCAGTGGTTGCATATTTACATCCCACAAATCCATTTTGCTTATATCCCTAATTTGAGGAAGACACATAGGTTTTATAGTGAATTTGGATTATGGCATTCAGCAAGAATTCACCTATGGCCTGGTGATGGTAAATTGTCTAGTCATGTAGAGGAAGTATCTTCAGGAAAGTGAATTATATGTTTATTTGTGGCAATTGCTAAGTGCTCGTCAACTGCAGGACAAAGTGTCTCCTTTAGGTCCAAGAAGAGTATAAGATATCCCCTATCCGTTAGAACTTTCATATGGATTGGCAGGGCGAGAGCATCTTTAGGGCAACAATTTCAGAATCTCGTGAGGCCTGAGAACTGATTGTGTGGGATAGGCAGATGAGGAATGGCGTTGGAGACATGAATTTTTCCcaacttcatttttcttaattggcTCGGCTCTTGACCTGATGACTCCTAAATTATGTGGGGGAATTGGCTATTTTGGCTGGGTTTATCTGTCAGGCAAGTCATGTGACTTCTGTTCAGGGTTATGGTGAGCACTTGCATCGTGACTACATACTGATTTATAGTCCAAGTTCTCAGAAAAACTAGATTTGAGGGACCAAAGGTGAACGAGTGCGAAGTTTGTAACCTGTAACCTGCGTTGTGACTACATATTGCCAACTTTTGTAAAGGATGTCAACATCATGTTGCT
The nucleotide sequence above comes from Eucalyptus grandis isolate ANBG69807.140 chromosome 2, ASM1654582v1, whole genome shotgun sequence. Encoded proteins:
- the LOC104423094 gene encoding protein CURVATURE THYLAKOID 1C, chloroplastic, giving the protein MASILANLPATPLVHHKPQPLLTTVGIFSVSTSKERGSRLAVVVKATGESSDSSTSLSIVKSVQNIWDKSEDRVAIIGLGFAGVVALWASANLITAIDKLPLIPSALEFIGILFSAWFTYRYLLFKPDREELFQSVKKSISDILGQ
- the LOC104423093 gene encoding LOW QUALITY PROTEIN: pentatricopeptide repeat-containing protein At4g21065 (The sequence of the model RefSeq protein was modified relative to this genomic sequence to represent the inferred CDS: inserted 2 bases in 2 codons); this encodes MERNGMASLKKPSSSVASLVQSTFFSSLAALEIQLPNGSSPSSTSPRKSSPKTRKAQTGSSSGSTYSCYTNLLKSCVAQKALSPGKQLHARLCMLGLGFDPSLATRLVHLYCDCNSLRPAHLLFDRIPKRNNFLWNILIXGYAWNGPYKAAIALYYQMLEHALVPDNYTYPFVLKACSALSAIDQGREIHEHVKKSGWEKDAFVGAALIDMYAKCGCVEDARAAFDMIHERDVILWNSMLAAYSQNGRSYESLALCREMALAGIRASEGTLVTTISASADIAVLPQGRELHGLSWRCGFDSNDRVKTALVDMYAKCGSVKVARNLFGLLKGRDVVSWNAMISGYAMHGYATEALNLFEEMQEQSFPDHITFVGVLSACSHGGLLNEGRKFFELMERYYNIEPTVQHYTCMVDLLGHCGRLAEAQNLIRQMKVVPDSGVWGALLNSCKMHGEMELAELALEKLIXLEPDDAGNYVILSNMYAQAGKWEKVVKLRNSMTNRGIKKSVAYSWIEVKNQVHQFLTGDTSHPMYDEIYAELKRVEGLIKEAGYVPDTGSVFHDVEDDEKTHMICSHSERLAIAFGLITTPPGSRLLITKNLRVCEDCHVAIKFISKVTDREITIRDVNRYHHFKDGSCSCGDYW